The following proteins are encoded in a genomic region of Helicobacter macacae MIT 99-5501:
- a CDS encoding toxin-antitoxin system YwqK family antitoxin encodes MMIFGNMIKMTKTWVNLAKMWITKPKVVFGVGVFGTTDFIKNIDFTKKLDSKIDSTQSIQSKKPSTKPHIHLSMLSCTIFLLAFWGCAKYEVDSTQTSPSDSQSKDTQTTLVAKATHSQSKKTSQNPASSAKTSPSKEPSKDFTKVESTKKTKSPPQESKKSPQEPQKLDSSKNVQKNSKEQMSTQAKNQESSQAPKATTQSSTNPPKSIPSPKTPSTLPPPLPLQLSYNELAKSSPRSDGNAILHLKKENEKRHQLIHIYDENGAILASLSFKNRQLDGISRIYKNGEVVKEVPYREGVLEGEVVSILRSTRTTQTYKNSKKEGASTTYRNGSIIAKKHYKNDILNGENLFFDAQNIAIKTTYVNGRKNGSSSGYARDNLVFLQNYVNDFLSGEAKTYGQNAILKISRFYKDGVLDGEEIVYDYPSQKPLHKSLHKNGVLSSPYQNYDKEQVYESIKPLDFANALSKDAPQGARETWRYPSGQIAFVKNANKISTYHPNGTLASEFEISASGASGSTYNQNGVLESKVAYSRDSHIQWLYNADGKTLRTKNEKQRGKNILQTYKNGSLHKEIITIEGEDLTIYRVFFGGGGSPKIQSELYEKDKKVVGGKRYEPNGKVAFSYTFRSEDILFDEIFIYGAQERRAKILR; translated from the coding sequence ATGATGATTTTTGGCAATATGATAAAAATGACTAAAACTTGGGTAAATTTGGCAAAAATGTGGATTACAAAGCCTAAAGTAGTTTTTGGTGTAGGGGTTTTTGGCACGACTGATTTTATAAAAAATATTGATTTTACAAAAAAATTAGATTCTAAGATAGATTCCACGCAATCAATACAATCAAAAAAACCAAGCACAAAGCCTCACATACACTTATCTATGCTATCTTGCACTATTTTCTTGCTTGCTTTTTGGGGCTGTGCCAAGTATGAGGTGGATTCTACTCAAACTTCTCCAAGCGATTCACAAAGCAAAGACACGCAAACCACACTTGTAGCCAAAGCAACCCACAGCCAAAGCAAAAAAACCTCACAAAATCCCGCTTCATCTGCAAAAACCTCGCCTAGTAAAGAGCCTAGTAAAGACTTCACAAAAGTAGAATCTACAAAAAAGACAAAATCCCCCCCCCAAGAATCCAAAAAGTCCCCCCAAGAGCCCCAAAAGCTAGATTCTAGCAAAAATGTGCAAAAAAATTCCAAAGAGCAAATGTCTACTCAAGCAAAAAACCAAGAATCTAGCCAAGCACCCAAAGCCACCACCCAATCAAGCACAAATCCGCCAAAATCGATTCCAAGCCCCAAAACTCCCTCTACGCTTCCTCCACCACTGCCATTGCAGCTATCCTACAATGAGCTAGCAAAATCCTCTCCTAGAAGCGATGGCAATGCTATTTTGCACCTAAAAAAAGAAAATGAAAAAAGGCATCAGCTTATCCATATTTATGATGAAAATGGTGCGATTTTGGCTAGCCTAAGCTTCAAAAATAGGCAACTTGATGGCATAAGTAGGATTTATAAAAATGGCGAGGTTGTCAAAGAAGTGCCTTATAGGGAGGGGGTTTTGGAAGGAGAAGTGGTTAGTATTTTGCGTAGCACGCGCACAACACAGACTTATAAAAATTCTAAAAAAGAGGGGGCAAGTACCACTTACAGAAATGGCTCGATTATCGCTAAAAAGCACTATAAAAACGACATTTTAAATGGCGAGAATCTATTTTTTGATGCGCAAAATATCGCTATTAAGACAACCTATGTGAATGGCAGAAAAAACGGCAGCTCTAGTGGATATGCGCGTGATAATCTCGTGTTTTTACAAAACTATGTAAATGATTTTCTAAGCGGGGAGGCAAAGACTTATGGGCAAAATGCGATTTTGAAAATTTCTAGATTTTACAAAGACGGCGTGCTAGATGGCGAAGAAATCGTTTATGATTATCCTAGCCAAAAGCCCCTGCACAAGTCTTTGCACAAAAATGGCGTGCTTAGCTCTCCTTATCAAAACTACGACAAAGAGCAAGTGTATGAGTCCATAAAGCCACTAGATTTTGCAAACGCGCTTAGCAAAGACGCACCTCAAGGAGCTAGGGAAACTTGGCGGTATCCTAGCGGGCAAATCGCATTTGTCAAAAACGCAAACAAAATCAGCACCTACCACCCAAATGGCACTCTTGCAAGTGAGTTTGAGATAAGCGCAAGTGGTGCAAGTGGTAGCACTTATAATCAAAATGGCGTGCTAGAATCAAAAGTAGCTTATAGCAGGGATTCTCATATCCAATGGCTATACAACGCCGATGGCAAGACACTAAGAACGAAAAACGAAAAACAACGAGGGAAAAATATCCTACAAACCTACAAAAACGGCTCTTTGCACAAAGAGATTATCACTATTGAGGGAGAGGATTTGACGATTTATCGGGTATTTTTTGGCGGAGGTGGTTCGCCTAAAATCCAATCCGAGCTATACGAAAAAGACAAAAAAGTCGTAGGCGGCAAGCGATATGAACCAAATGGTAAGGTAGCATTTAGTTATACTTTTAGGAGTGAGGACATACTTTTTGATGAGATTTTTATCTATGGTGCACAAGAGAGGCGAGCCAAAATCCTGCGTTAG